The Colias croceus chromosome 11, ilColCroc2.1 genome has a segment encoding these proteins:
- the LOC123695313 gene encoding probable isoaspartyl peptidase/L-asparaginase GA20639 isoform X2: MDPVIIVHGGAGDIPESRVQGKLDGVRTAVIAGNKILQEGGSSLDAVEAAVVSMEKDEYFNAGYGSVLNLRGEVEMEASIMCGKNLDVGAVTLVKDFEHPISIAHKVLTDSPHSLIGGEGAKLFALSKGFTPVPPESLISENAKQALEEFKKHGEFGRTEIGIKEGGVGTVGAVAIDADGNISVATSTGGMSGKAVGRIGDTPQIGSGTYADNNIGGVSTTGHGESILKYCLAHSIIKLMESGMDATTATKTAVEGMTSRLNNTAGAITLSKLGDIGIHFSSRRMAWAYIKNNKLMYGINPNQVLEDK; this comes from the exons ATGGATCCAGTTATAATAGTTCATGGTGGAGCTGGTGACATACCAGAAAGTCGTGTTCAAGGAAAATTAGATGGAGTAAGAACTGCTGTAATTGCTGGTAACAAAATACTGCAAGAAGGTGGTTCTTCTCTCGATGCAGTTGAAGCAGCTGTTGTTTCTATGGAAAAGGATGAATATTTCAATGctg GATATGgatcagttttaaatttacgcGGAGAAGTTGAAATGGAAGCCAGTATCATGTGTGGTAAGAACTTGGATGTTGGTGCTGTAACACTAGTGAAAGATTTTGAACATCCCATCAGCATTGCTCATAAAGTTCTGACTGATTCACCACATTCGTTAATTGGTGGAGAGGGGGCTAAGCTATTTGCCTTGAGTAAG GGTTTTACACCTGTGCCTCCTGAATCATTAATCAGTGAAAATGCCAAGCAGGCACTAGAAGAATTCAAAAAACATGGTGAATTTGGTAGAACTGAAATTGGCATAAAGGAG GGAGGTGTAGGCACAGTCGGAGCAGTGGCCATAGACGCTGATGGCAACATATCTGTAGCCACTAGTACAGGTGGCATGAGTGGGAAAGCTGTCGGCCGTATTGGTGACACACCACAAATCGGCAGCGGCACCTATGCAGACAACAATATTGGCGGAGTGTCAACTACTG GTCATGGTGAATccattttgaaatattgtttAGCTCACAGTATCATTAAACTAATGGAATCTGGAATGGACGCTACTACAGCTACAAAAACAGCTGTCGAGG gtATGACCAGTCGGTTAAATAACACTGCAGGTGCAATTACTCTTTCGAAATTAGGGGACATTGGTATACATTTTAGTTCCAGAAGAATGGCATGGGCGTAtataaagaataacaaactgATGTATGGAATTAATCCCAACCAAGTTCttgaagataaataa
- the LOC123695313 gene encoding probable isoaspartyl peptidase/L-asparaginase GA20639 isoform X1: MIVCLLNIFMGISIGLIRLSDATRNMDPVIIVHGGAGDIPESRVQGKLDGVRTAVIAGNKILQEGGSSLDAVEAAVVSMEKDEYFNAGYGSVLNLRGEVEMEASIMCGKNLDVGAVTLVKDFEHPISIAHKVLTDSPHSLIGGEGAKLFALSKGFTPVPPESLISENAKQALEEFKKHGEFGRTEIGIKEGGVGTVGAVAIDADGNISVATSTGGMSGKAVGRIGDTPQIGSGTYADNNIGGVSTTGHGESILKYCLAHSIIKLMESGMDATTATKTAVEGMTSRLNNTAGAITLSKLGDIGIHFSSRRMAWAYIKNNKLMYGINPNQVLEDK, from the exons ATGATTGTTTGTCTTCTAAACATATTTATGGGAATAAGCATAGGATTAATAAGATTATCAGACGC tactagGAATATGGATCCAGTTATAATAGTTCATGGTGGAGCTGGTGACATACCAGAAAGTCGTGTTCAAGGAAAATTAGATGGAGTAAGAACTGCTGTAATTGCTGGTAACAAAATACTGCAAGAAGGTGGTTCTTCTCTCGATGCAGTTGAAGCAGCTGTTGTTTCTATGGAAAAGGATGAATATTTCAATGctg GATATGgatcagttttaaatttacgcGGAGAAGTTGAAATGGAAGCCAGTATCATGTGTGGTAAGAACTTGGATGTTGGTGCTGTAACACTAGTGAAAGATTTTGAACATCCCATCAGCATTGCTCATAAAGTTCTGACTGATTCACCACATTCGTTAATTGGTGGAGAGGGGGCTAAGCTATTTGCCTTGAGTAAG GGTTTTACACCTGTGCCTCCTGAATCATTAATCAGTGAAAATGCCAAGCAGGCACTAGAAGAATTCAAAAAACATGGTGAATTTGGTAGAACTGAAATTGGCATAAAGGAG GGAGGTGTAGGCACAGTCGGAGCAGTGGCCATAGACGCTGATGGCAACATATCTGTAGCCACTAGTACAGGTGGCATGAGTGGGAAAGCTGTCGGCCGTATTGGTGACACACCACAAATCGGCAGCGGCACCTATGCAGACAACAATATTGGCGGAGTGTCAACTACTG GTCATGGTGAATccattttgaaatattgtttAGCTCACAGTATCATTAAACTAATGGAATCTGGAATGGACGCTACTACAGCTACAAAAACAGCTGTCGAGG gtATGACCAGTCGGTTAAATAACACTGCAGGTGCAATTACTCTTTCGAAATTAGGGGACATTGGTATACATTTTAGTTCCAGAAGAATGGCATGGGCGTAtataaagaataacaaactgATGTATGGAATTAATCCCAACCAAGTTCttgaagataaataa
- the LOC123695282 gene encoding CDP-diacylglycerol--glycerol-3-phosphate 3-phosphatidyltransferase, mitochondrial has translation MKMSLRFKLTELQPFNWIYNLSPCFPVSASKINIITDPKQFYNTLYERFRSAKRRISVASLYIGTGKLEKELLGITVDNVKINHNLTFNVLLDYQRGTRGEINSRSLFRQLTKGLSNRCNLALYQTSRLQGSWSKALPSRYNEIVGLQHMKLYISDNSVILSGANCSNDYFKVRQDRYIEIEDEDLANFYCDIIDEVTKFSKQEQENHSVEKIKKDVMIKTLNNNINQLIKKWMEQQYTKLTSLQETRSQSDTWIFPLIQMGEFNINQDEEATCNIMEAVPEGSHLRLATGYFNLTEKYAKTLLKHCKANISLLMAHPNANGFMGAAGPAGGIPHAYSLIAREFWQQVTEYNQTSRVQMLEYEKPGWTFHAKGLWYYPPGSGVPWLTVIGSANLGERSVRRDLEAQAAIFTSSADLQARLHDECCKLHQYASECTSDLQERQAPLWVRATVGLFRTYF, from the exons atgaaaatgtctCTTCGTTTCAAACTTACTGAATTACAGCCTTTTAATTGGATATATAACTTATCGCCTTGTTTCCCTGTCTCggcatcaaaaataaatataattaccgATCCAAAACAGTTTTATAACACTTTGTATGAACGTTTTCGGAGTGCAAAACGTCGAATTTCTGTTGCTAGTCTGTACATAGGTACTGGCAAGCTTGAAAAGGAATTACTAGGAATTACAGTggataatgttaaaattaatcataatttaacATTCAATGTACTACTTGACTATCAAAGAGGAACACGCGGTGAGATCAACTCTCGAAGTTTATTCAGACAACTTACGAAGGGTTTGTCCAATAGATGTAATTTAGCTTTGTACCAAACATCTCGGTTACAAGGTTCGTGGTCGAAAGCACTTCCATCTAGATACAATGAAATAGTTGGATTACAACAtatgaaattatatatatCAGATAACTCAGTTATATTAAGTGGAGCAAATTGTTCTAATGACTATTTTAAAGTGAGACAAGACAGGTATATTGAAATTGAAGATGAAGACCTGGCAAATTTTTATTGTGACATAATAG ATGAGGTGACTAAATTTAGCAAGCAAGAACAAGAAAACCACagtgttgaaaaaataaaaaaagatgtgATGATAAAAACCctcaacaataatattaatcaattaataaaaaaatggatgGAGCAGCAGTATACTAAATTAACTTCGCTCCAGGAAA ctagAAGCCAGTCAGATACATGGATTTTTCCATTGATTCAAATGGGTGAATTCAATATAAACCAGGATGAGGAAGCTACTTGTAACATAATGGAAGCTGTCCCAGAGGGCTCCCATTTAAGATTAGCAACaggatattttaatttaactgaaaaatatgcaaaaacaTTACTTAAACATTGTAAAGCTAATATTAGCTTGTTGATGGCTCATCCAAAT GCTAATGGTTTCATGGGAGCAGCAGGCCCTGCAGGAGGCATACCTCACGCATATTCTTTAATAGCTAGAGA ATTTTGGCAGCAAGTGACAGAATACAACCAAACAAGCAGAGTTCAAATGTTGGAATATGAAAAGCCTGGATGGACATTTCATGCTAAAGGTTTAtg GTATTATCCTCCCGGCAGTGGAGTGCCATGGCTAACAGTGATAGGGTCAGCAAATCTCGGTGAAAGGTCTGTGAGACGCGATCTTGAAGCTCAAGCGGCGATATTTACATCGTCAGCTGATTTGCAA GCAAGGCTGCACGATGAATGTTGCAAATTGCATCAATATGCTTCAGAGTGCACTAGCGACTTACAAGAGCGACAAGCCCCGTTGTGGGTCCGGGCTACTGTAGGACTCTTTAGAACTtacttttag
- the LOC123695283 gene encoding rhomboid-related protein 3-like, with protein sequence MSGKRTRSYRCAVHQRDREVSSENDFHLLLEDPTLFARMVHLVAMEVLPEERDRKYYQERYTCCPPPLFIICVTLLELGVFAWYAWGSGGVAAAAGPVPVDSPLVYRPDRRKELWRFLTYSVVHAGWLHLAFNLLVQLAVGLPLEMVHGAVRCGAVYLAGVLGGSLAASVLDPDVCLAGASGGVYALLAAHLANALLNFHAMRYGAVRLVAALAVASCDVGFAVHARYTKEAPPVSYAAHVAGALAGLTIGLLVLKHAQQRLWERLLWWAALGAYAACTLFAVLYNIFSGPVDELHYMPPDPPPDVAGF encoded by the exons atgAGTGGCAAAAGAACGAGAAGTTATAGATGCGCCGTACACCAGAGGGACCGAGAGGTCAGCTCAGAAAACGATTTCCATTTACTTCTTGAAGATCCCACTTTATTCGCCAG AATGGTGCACTTAGTGGCAATGGAAGTGCTCCCAGAAGAGCGGGACCGCAAGTATTACCAGGAAAGATACACTTGCTGTCCACCGCCGCTCTTTATCATCTGTGTGACGTTGTTAGAG ttgGGCGTGTTTGCATGGTACGCGTGGGGTTCGGGAGGAGTGGCGGCGGCGGCGGGCCCGGTGCCCGTGGACTCGCCGCTCGTGTACCGGCCCGACCGCCGCAAGGAGCTGTGGAGGTTTCTCACATACAGCGTCGTGCACGCTGGCTGGCTGCACTTGGCGTTCAACCTCCTTGTTCAACTTGCG GTGGGTCTGCCGCTAGAGATGGTGCACGGCGCGGTGCGGTGCGGCGCGGTGTACCTGGCGGGCGTGCTGGGCGGCTCGCTGGCGGCGTCCGTGCTGGACCCGGACGTGTGCCTGGCGGGCGCGTCGGGCGGCGTGTACGCGCTGCTGGCCGCGCACCTCGCCAACGCGCTGCTCAACTTCCACGCGATGCGGTACGGCGCCGTGCGACTCGTCGCCGCGCTCGCGGTCGCCTCGTGCGACGTGGGCTTCGCGGTACACGCTAGATATACTAAA GAAGCGCCGCCGGTGTCGTACGCGGCGCACGTGGCGGGCGCGCTGGCAGGACTGACGATCGGGCTGCTGGTGCTGAAGCACGCGCAGCAGCGGCTGTGGGAGCGGCTGCTGTGGTGGGCGGCGCTGGGCGCGTACGCGGCGTGCACGCTGTTCGCCGTGCTGTACAACATCTTCAGCGGGCCCGTGGACGAACTGCACTACATGCCGCCCGACCCGCCGCCCGACGTCGCCGGCTTCTGA